AACCGCCCGAGATCCGTGGTGGGAGCGGGCGACTCCTCGCCGGTGAGCCGGTCCAGGTCACGGCGAGCCTGGGCACGCAACTCCGCCGCCGGCACCGGCGCCGAGGCCGCCACCATCATCAACGTGGTGCATGCGGTGTCATGTAAGAGAGAAAGACGTTCGCGCTCGGCAGCCCGGCCCGCCCTGGCGACCGCGGCGTCCCGCTGAGCCTGTGCCGCCCGCCGCGCAGCCACATCCGCGGTCCGCGCCTTGCTCCGCACCAGGAACCAGACCGCACGGGACAGCGCGGCCTCCACCAGCAGCCAGGCACAGATCGGCAGCGCCGACACCCACTGCCCGCCAGCCGCGATCGCCACCCCGGCCAGGTCCATGGCCACCAGGAACGCGGCGACTGCCAAACCCCACCACAACGGCAGGATCCATTGGTACGTAACGATAACGATACTGATCGCCACGCACACCCAGGTGCCGCCGTGCTCGGCGGGTCCGGTGGAAACGGACCATATCTGGGTCAGGCACACCACGGACAGCACGAGCAGATCGGCGCCCAGCAAGCGATCCGGCCTCGTCGTCCGGCGAGTGAACACCAGATGGACGACACTCCAACAAATCGCGAGCAGCACGATGCCGATCGTGCTACCGCGCAGGTCCGCGGACACGCCAATGACCGCGAGCAGCCCGCACGCGACAATCACTGCACAGCGGACCTGCGCGGCATAACGGACAACGAGCCGCGTCAGTTCACGTTCAACCTCCCCAGCCAAGGCGGAACTCCGTTCTGCACCGCACCGTCATCCGCGGAAGACGGTGAACAAGCGCGAGCGCCCCCAGACGCTTCGGCGGAGTCAACGTACCACGAGGTCGACATACCGAGAACCCTCCATCGGAGGGTCGCGCGCGGCTCGGGATTGCGGGGTGATTGACCGTCAATGTCCCTCGCCGAATCGCCCTACCGTGCCGGGAGGTACCAATCCGACCGAAGTGGCCTGCCCGCGCGGCCGGGCCGAGCCACTTCGGTCTCCGGTGACGTCCTGCCCCCGACCCGAATCCTGAATTATTTTCAAGAATCATCGTGCAACGGTTGTTGCGCCAGGCCGTGTCAAGAAGGATCGAGGTCGTCGAGTTGGCGAACTTCACCCAGCGGCGCCTGAACATTTGGTACCGTCCGCGCTACGGGCCGGAAGTGATTGGGTGAGTAGTACTCCACGTCGAAGCGGGAGTACTTACCGGCAGCTAGGCTGAGTGCGCGTGACGGACGTAGAGATGAACTTTGGGGGTTCTATGACTAAGTTCAGCCGGCGGCCCGGCCGCCCCGTCGTCAACTTGGACAACCTGGACGACGCCGAACGCGCGATATACAGCTTCCTGCTGAACGGTCCCGCCACCAAGTCCGACTACGCCTCCACCACCGGCCTGACCAACGAGAAAGCCGCCGCCGCACTCAACCAGCTACAGGCGCACAAGTTCGGGCGGCACTCCCCCGCCGACTCACTCCAGCAGCTCACCCAGTCCCCGGACGCGGCGATCGTCGATCTCGTCAAGCAGTTGCGCGCCGAGTACATGCGGCTCAGCAAGCAGGCCACCTCGGTGAACGATCTGCTCGACCAGCTCCAGGTGTGGTGCGCACGCGATCATGACGAGGCGATCGAACTCCCCGGAACCGAGAAGTTGATGGATGGTGAAAAGGTAAGGGAGAAGCTGGTCGATCTGTCCAAAGAGGTCAATCGAAGCGTTCGCGCCCTCTACCCGACCATCTCCTCGCCGGAAGCGCTGCGGGCAGGCTACGCGCTGGACCGCGCCGTACTGGACCGCGGGGTCGAGATCCGCGCTGTGTTCCCGCACTCGGCCCGGCGCCAACGGGACGCGATGAACTATCTACGGCAGATCCAGGAGGACGGCGCCGAGCCGCGTACCGCGGCGGCGTTGCCCACGCAGCTGATCCTGCTGGATGACAATCTCGCCATTCTGCCGATGGAGCCGGACTGCAACGGCAGCGCCGCGCTGGTCCGCGATCCGAGCGTGCTCGCGTTTCTCGCCCAGCTCTTCGAACACGTCTGGGATCGGGCCCGCCCGATCTCCGAGTACAAGTACGACCAGGAAGTCTGGCGGGACATCGAGATCGCCATCCTGGTCGAGCTGAACTGCGGACGCTCCGACGAGGCGATCTCGCGCAAACTGGACATCTCCACCCGGACGCTGCGAAGGTACCTCGCCGATCTCTGCGACCGGTTCGAGGTCAAGACCAGGTTCCAGCTCGCGGTCGCGGCCTCCCGAGCCGGTTTGCTACCCGCCACCAAGGAAAACCAGTAACGCATCCCTCCCGAGTCGACTCGGTTTCGCCCCGGCGCGGTCCGCTAACGCAGCCGCGCCGGGAGGTAGTCCGGGCCGTGTACCGAGGTGCTACCGTAATACCGCACCCCGGATCGGTCGATCCGCACCTCGGGAAAGCGCGCCAGCAGCCGT
The sequence above is drawn from the Amycolatopsis aidingensis genome and encodes:
- a CDS encoding sensor histidine kinase, translating into MIVACGLLAVIGVSADLRGSTIGIVLLAICWSVVHLVFTRRTTRPDRLLGADLLVLSVVCLTQIWSVSTGPAEHGGTWVCVAISIVIVTYQWILPLWWGLAVAAFLVAMDLAGVAIAAGGQWVSALPICAWLLVEAALSRAVWFLVRSKARTADVAARRAAQAQRDAAVARAGRAAERERLSLLHDTACTTLMMVAASAPVPAAELRAQARRDLDRLTGEESPAPTTDLGRLLTEESDRHPIRVCTEIAGPLELPTEVAVTLRNSAAEALRNVVRHAGVDHALLRAGSGETGIFVEISDTGRGFDPERVPPYRRGLALSVREQATAAGARVNIRSGRRQGTVVSLEWPDA
- a CDS encoding LuxR C-terminal-related transcriptional regulator, whose translation is MTKFSRRPGRPVVNLDNLDDAERAIYSFLLNGPATKSDYASTTGLTNEKAAAALNQLQAHKFGRHSPADSLQQLTQSPDAAIVDLVKQLRAEYMRLSKQATSVNDLLDQLQVWCARDHDEAIELPGTEKLMDGEKVREKLVDLSKEVNRSVRALYPTISSPEALRAGYALDRAVLDRGVEIRAVFPHSARRQRDAMNYLRQIQEDGAEPRTAAALPTQLILLDDNLAILPMEPDCNGSAALVRDPSVLAFLAQLFEHVWDRARPISEYKYDQEVWRDIEIAILVELNCGRSDEAISRKLDISTRTLRRYLADLCDRFEVKTRFQLAVAASRAGLLPATKENQ